One Panicum virgatum strain AP13 chromosome 9K, P.virgatum_v5, whole genome shotgun sequence genomic region harbors:
- the LOC120652455 gene encoding uncharacterized protein LOC120652455, translated as MGADRTGLLSEVFAMLDNMECSIMEACAWTHRGCLPCVAFLRGEDPDAGRGARILARLGHLAYFYSAPASPTRGGPKDFGAAAVLLDFGFSSPSPSAAAMSSADELFCNGQIRHIRLAAALLQPPQPHGDAAAAPGSGAAKEDKCGGGGGIGAAPDERDRVRAAPCVGRLGGRCSRARRMRCWLVGAGRRTRCWAVGAGEADAVLGGAAAGRGRRSGDWPSPAPTRTATTPRPRRAGSTPRCSPRYPWSR; from the coding sequence ATGGGCGCCGACCGCACGGGGCTCCTCTCCGAGGTCTTCGCCATGCTAGACAACATGGAGTGCAGCATCATGGAGGCCTGCGCGTGGACGCACCGCGGCTGCCTACCCTGCGTGGCGTTCCTCCGCGGCGAGGACCCGGACGCCGGTCGCGGGGCGCGCATCCTCGCCCGCCTCGGCCACCTCGCCTACTTCTACAGCGCCCCGGCCAGCCCCACTCGCGGCGGCCCCAAGGacttcggcgccgccgccgtcctcctcgactTCGGCTTCTCGTCAccgtcgccctccgccgccgccatgtcgtCCGCGGACGAGCTCTTCTGCAACGGCCAGATCCGCCAcatccgcctcgccgccgcgctgctccaGCCGCCGCAGCCCCATGGGGATGCCGCGGCGGCacccggctccggcgccgcgaAGGAGGAcaaatgcggcggcggcggcggcatcggcgcCGCGCCCGACGAGCGCGACCGCGTCCGGGCCGCTCCGTGCGTCGGAAGGCTGGGCGGGCGCTGCAGCCGGGCGAGGCGGATGCGGTGCTGGCTGGTGGGCGCCGGGCGGCGGACGCGGTGCTGGGCTgtgggcgccggcgaggcggacgCGGTTCTGGGCGGCGCTGCAGCCGGGCGAGGCCGACGCTCAGGAGACTGGCCATCGCCAGCGCCGACGAGGACCGCAACgacgccgcgccctcgccgcgcggGCTCGACCCCGCGGTGCTCGCCGCGATACCCGTGGTCGCGGTAG
- the LOC120652456 gene encoding uncharacterized protein LOC120652456: protein MCSCTCARLPHPLFRPAPSPKRRPAPQQGPTPARSRAIVARAGAGAPDDEHSPPSSFDFLALKRELELEEEEEGAVVAVEAGEGLGAVSEGDGEREAERSASDTRRRRRRQMARRSALLAKQVISVSSARSLGFVSQLWVDAASWVVALVEVRPSLLSGEEEKFPFEDIYQVGDVVLVEDESVIENEHNLIGLHSLVGYNVVTSRRRNVGKVRGFTFDINSGAMESLELDSFGFSIVPSSLVSTYCLFMEDVLDIISDTIVVHEDAVSRVQRLTQGILGTQNIHGPGGEFDGYRRSGKRRANSQGGRKLRRKERDAKDEWELPMDY, encoded by the exons ATGTGCTCCTGCACCTGCGCGCGCCTCCCGCACCCGCTCTTCAGGCCCGCTCCAAGCCCGAAGCGCAGGCCCGCTCCCCAGCAAGGCCCGACCCCAGCCCGGAGCCGTGCCATcgtcgcgcgcgcgggcgccggcgcacCGGACGACGAGCATTCGCCGCCGTCCAGCTTCGACTTCCTCGCGCTGAAGCGGGAGcttgagctggaggaggaggaggagggggcggtaGTGGCTGTCGAGGCGGGTGAGGGACTGGGAGCTGTCAGCGAGggcgatggggagagggagGCGGAGAGGAGTGCGAGCGatacgaggcggcggcggaggaggcagatGGCGAGGCGATCGGCTCTGCTCGCAAAGCAGGTGATCAGTGTGAGCTCGGCACGGAGCCTTGGGTTCGTCTCGCAGCTCTGGGTCGACGCCGCCTCG TGGGTTGTTGCATTGGTTGAAGTGAGGCCAAGCTTACTTTCAGGAGAAGAAGAGAAATTCCCTTTTGAGGACATATATCAG GTTGGAGATGTGGTGCTTGTTGAGGATGAATCTGTGATCGAGAATGAACATAATCTTATTGGATTGCACAGCTTG GTGGGCTACAATGTTGTAACTTCTAGGCGGCGCAATGTTGGTAAG GTGCGTGGTTTCACATTTGACATCAACTCAGGTGCTATGGAGTCTCTTGAGCTTGACTCATTTGGGTTTTCTATCGTCCCTTCTAGTCTG GTAAGCACATACTGTTTGTTCATGGAAGATGTGCTGGATATAATCTCTGATACAATTGTAGTGCACGAAGATGCAGTCTCCCGGGTTCAACGGTTAACACAG GGCATTTTGGGCACACAAAACATCCATGGACCTGGTGGTGAGTTTGACGGGTACCGCAGGTCTGGGAAGAGAAGAGCAAATAGTCAGGGAGGCCGAAAACTCCGTAGGAAAGAGAGGGATGCCAAGGATGAATGGGAGCTTCCGATGGACTATTGA